One genomic region from Verrucomicrobiia bacterium encodes:
- the recA gene encoding recombinase RecA: MAAKTAEKPEKAEKVEKAEKAEKTSEKNLPAETKTASAEEAKAKAARNRELDAAIATITKAYGEGSIMRLGDARAQTKIEVIPTSALSLDLALGIGGLPRGRVIEIYGPESSGKTTLMLHVIANAQKNGGLAAFIDAEHALDPAYAKKLGVNLDDLLVSQPDSGEEALSICETLARSNALDVIVVDSVAALVPKSELEGEMGMATMGMQARLMSQALRKLTAILNKAKTTCIFINQLREKVGVMFGNPETTPGGKALKFYASVRIDIRRKDALKDASGAAIGNHVKCKVVKNKVSPPFTEAEFDIMFNHGINKEGCILQVGIDLGVVEKKGAWLQFNGDLIGQGKEAAAKALVEKPELAQKIVAAIMVKHAEKPAA, encoded by the coding sequence TGAAAAAGCAGAGAAAGTCGAGAAGGCCGAAAAAGCCGAGAAAACTTCCGAAAAAAATCTCCCAGCCGAAACCAAGACCGCTTCTGCCGAAGAGGCGAAAGCCAAAGCCGCGCGCAATCGCGAGTTGGACGCCGCCATCGCCACCATCACCAAGGCCTACGGTGAAGGCAGCATCATGCGCCTGGGCGATGCCCGCGCCCAGACGAAGATCGAAGTCATCCCCACCAGCGCGCTTTCGCTGGACCTCGCGCTCGGCATCGGCGGCTTGCCCCGCGGTCGCGTGATCGAGATCTACGGCCCGGAATCTTCCGGTAAGACGACCTTGATGCTCCACGTCATCGCGAACGCGCAGAAGAACGGTGGCCTCGCTGCCTTCATCGATGCGGAGCATGCGCTTGATCCCGCTTACGCCAAGAAGCTCGGTGTGAACCTGGACGATCTCCTCGTCTCCCAGCCGGACAGTGGTGAAGAAGCTTTGAGCATCTGCGAAACCCTCGCCCGCTCGAACGCCCTCGATGTCATCGTGGTGGACTCCGTCGCCGCGCTCGTGCCCAAGTCCGAGCTCGAAGGCGAGATGGGCATGGCCACCATGGGCATGCAAGCACGCCTCATGAGCCAGGCGCTGCGCAAACTTACGGCCATCCTGAACAAGGCCAAGACGACCTGCATCTTTATCAACCAGCTTCGTGAAAAAGTCGGCGTGATGTTCGGCAATCCCGAAACGACCCCCGGCGGCAAGGCGCTGAAATTCTACGCCTCCGTGCGTATCGACATCCGCCGTAAGGACGCCTTGAAGGATGCTTCCGGCGCCGCCATCGGTAACCACGTGAAGTGCAAAGTGGTGAAGAACAAGGTCTCGCCTCCGTTCACCGAGGCGGAGTTCGACATCATGTTCAACCACGGCATCAACAAGGAAGGCTGCATCCTGCAAGTAGGTATCGACCTCGGTGTGGTGGAAAAGAAAGGCGCTTGGTTGCAGTTCAACGGTGACCTCATCGGCCAAGGCAAAGAAGCCGCTGCCAAGGCGCTCGTGGAGAAACCGGAACTGGCGCAGAAGATCGTCGCCGCCATCATGGTGAAACACGCTGAGAAACCAGCGGCGTAA